From a region of the Microbacterium sp. nov. GSS16 genome:
- a CDS encoding lipopolysaccharide biosynthesis protein — protein sequence MSLRERAGRSTAGDDRSLRTRAVRGAAWSGVSSIVLRAGSLVVGIILARILTPEQFGVFAIALAVQSIVMTVADLGLSSDLVRSEEPERIAPTIATLGLITGVVTTTLTMVTSTGLAELLGSVEAAPALAILSLTLFLAGVSIVPYAMMLRRFQQRELFWIGVVDFVVYTAVTLTLVGLGFGVIGLAIGRVTAQLTASTLQFVLAGVRPRFGLDRERLRPILAFGLPIAIANLIAWALLNVDNIVLARMAGVTALGFYTLAFNISSWPMSALSQVVRSISLPYFSRTDDAGHAVSKLMAIGWALALPTCGLLATLSAPVISVLYGERWLPAAPVLAALGIYGALRVVFDIATGFLYAQGRSRPVLYIQIVWIVLLTAGMIMTIPGYGIEGAAWVHVAVSVIVILPMHLIVLRASGVRIRQVLRDALAPTLGAIPAIAVATGARMLIDEPIAALLVGGAAAVAVYGASMWSWGRRELRLVRSGA from the coding sequence ATGTCGTTGCGTGAGCGCGCAGGCCGAAGCACCGCGGGCGACGATCGTTCGCTGCGCACACGGGCGGTGCGGGGAGCGGCGTGGAGCGGCGTGAGCTCGATCGTGCTTCGCGCCGGGAGCCTGGTCGTGGGGATCATCCTGGCGCGCATCCTCACCCCCGAGCAGTTCGGCGTGTTCGCGATCGCGCTGGCGGTGCAGTCGATCGTCATGACAGTGGCCGATCTGGGCTTGTCGTCGGATCTGGTGCGCAGCGAGGAGCCCGAGCGGATCGCGCCGACGATCGCGACACTCGGGCTGATCACCGGAGTGGTCACCACCACGCTCACCATGGTGACGAGCACCGGTCTCGCAGAGCTGCTGGGCAGCGTCGAAGCCGCCCCCGCTCTGGCGATCCTCTCGCTGACGCTTTTCCTCGCCGGCGTGAGCATCGTGCCGTACGCCATGATGCTGCGCCGCTTCCAGCAGCGCGAGTTGTTCTGGATCGGCGTCGTCGACTTCGTCGTCTACACTGCCGTGACCCTCACCCTCGTCGGTCTCGGCTTCGGCGTGATCGGCCTGGCGATCGGGCGGGTGACGGCACAGCTGACCGCGTCGACCCTGCAGTTCGTTCTTGCGGGAGTGCGGCCCCGTTTCGGTCTCGACCGCGAACGGCTCCGCCCGATCCTGGCGTTCGGTCTGCCGATCGCCATTGCGAACCTCATCGCCTGGGCGCTGCTGAACGTCGACAACATCGTGCTCGCACGTATGGCCGGCGTCACGGCGCTCGGTTTCTACACCCTGGCGTTCAACATCTCCAGCTGGCCGATGAGCGCGCTCTCGCAGGTCGTGCGCTCGATCTCACTGCCGTATTTCTCTCGTACCGACGATGCCGGCCACGCTGTCTCGAAGCTCATGGCAATCGGCTGGGCGCTCGCGCTGCCGACGTGTGGGCTTCTCGCAACGCTCAGCGCACCGGTGATCAGCGTTCTCTATGGCGAACGGTGGCTGCCCGCGGCGCCGGTGCTCGCAGCGCTGGGCATCTACGGCGCGCTTCGCGTGGTGTTCGATATCGCCACGGGGTTCCTTTACGCGCAGGGCCGGTCGCGGCCGGTGCTTTACATTCAGATCGTCTGGATCGTGCTGCTCACTGCGGGCATGATCATGACCATCCCCGGCTATGGCATCGAAGGCGCTGCCTGGGTGCATGTCGCGGTCTCGGTGATCGTCATCCTGCCGATGCACCTGATCGTGCTGCGCGCATCGGGCGTACGTATCCGACAGGTCCTGCGTGACGCGCTCGCCCCCACGCTGGGCGCGATTCCGGCCATCGCGGTCGCCACCGGGGCGCGGATGCTCATCGATGAGCCGATCGCCGCGCTGCTGGTCGGCGGCGCAGCCGCTGTCGCGGTCTACGGCGCCTCGATGTGGTCATGGGGACGACGGGAGCTTCGTCTTGTGCGCAGTGGAGCGTGA
- the nadE gene encoding NAD(+) synthase, translating into MTDFGAQSLAIDEAAEVERICERLRRYVSAARRRGLVVAVSGGIDSSVVAALSARALGPERVFALHLPEQESSSETLSYSTELTDWLGVDSVVENITPILTAAGCYRRRDDAIRSVIPQFGEGWKSKIVLPSVVDSDALRLFSVVAESPQGEQVTARLTSAAYLEIVAASNFKQRTRKMLEYYHADRLNYAVAGTPNRLEYDQGFFVKLGDGAADIKPIAHLYKTQVYALAAYLGVPESIRSRQPTTDTYSMPQSQEEFYFSLPYSLMDLCLFGLNHGVDAETVATAADLRPDQVERVFRDIEQKRRSTAYLHEAPVLIEPVEERSRLELV; encoded by the coding sequence ATGACGGATTTCGGAGCACAGAGCCTCGCGATCGACGAGGCCGCGGAGGTCGAGCGCATCTGCGAGCGCCTACGGCGCTACGTGTCGGCGGCGCGTCGCCGTGGGCTGGTGGTTGCGGTGTCGGGCGGCATCGACTCCAGCGTCGTAGCCGCACTCAGTGCGCGCGCGCTGGGACCCGAGCGAGTCTTCGCCCTGCACCTGCCCGAGCAGGAGTCGTCGAGCGAGACACTGTCGTACAGCACCGAACTCACCGACTGGCTCGGCGTGGACTCGGTCGTCGAGAACATCACGCCGATCCTCACGGCCGCCGGCTGCTATCGCCGACGCGACGACGCGATCCGCTCGGTGATCCCGCAGTTCGGCGAAGGGTGGAAGTCGAAGATCGTGCTGCCGAGCGTGGTGGACTCGGATGCTCTGCGGCTGTTCTCGGTGGTCGCCGAATCGCCTCAGGGCGAGCAGGTGACCGCGCGACTGACGTCTGCCGCTTACCTCGAGATCGTCGCCGCCTCGAACTTCAAGCAGCGCACTCGCAAGATGCTCGAGTACTATCACGCCGATCGTCTGAACTACGCGGTGGCGGGAACCCCCAACCGACTCGAATACGACCAGGGATTCTTCGTCAAGCTCGGCGACGGCGCCGCCGACATAAAGCCCATCGCCCACCTGTACAAGACTCAGGTCTATGCGCTCGCAGCGTACCTGGGCGTGCCAGAGTCGATCCGCTCGCGCCAGCCCACCACCGACACCTACTCGATGCCGCAGTCGCAGGAGGAATTCTACTTCTCGCTCCCCTACTCGCTAATGGATCTATGCCTGTTCGGACTGAACCACGGCGTCGATGCAGAGACGGTGGCGACAGCCGCGGATCTTCGCCCCGATCAGGTCGAGCGCGTCTTCCGCGACATCGAGCAGAAGCGACGCAGCACCGCCTACCTGCATGAGGCACCGGTGCTCATCGAGCCGGTCGAGGAGCGGTCCCGGCTGGAACTCGTCTGA
- a CDS encoding serine O-acetyltransferase, producing the protein MRARAPLAALPLVILHRVWNRWTTHVDHCDISPKADIGPGLLLMHRHGVIIGGAKIGRNVVIHQNVTIGQRASRGDQGLPEIGDSVWIGPGATIVGAIRVGNGATISAGTVLSRDVPPRALVAGVPGRVVTQDYDNREMLGHVVA; encoded by the coding sequence ATGCGAGCGCGCGCGCCGCTCGCAGCGCTGCCACTGGTCATCCTCCACAGGGTCTGGAACCGTTGGACGACGCACGTGGATCACTGCGACATTTCTCCGAAGGCAGACATCGGGCCGGGCTTGCTCCTGATGCACCGCCACGGGGTGATCATCGGCGGTGCGAAGATCGGCAGAAACGTGGTGATTCACCAGAACGTGACGATCGGACAGCGCGCGTCGCGCGGCGACCAGGGTCTGCCCGAGATCGGCGACAGTGTATGGATCGGTCCCGGCGCGACGATCGTCGGAGCGATCCGCGTCGGCAACGGCGCGACGATCTCGGCGGGCACGGTGCTGTCGCGCGACGTGCCGCCGCGCGCGCTGGTGGCGGGTGTACCCGGCCGTGTGGTGACGCAGGACTACGACAACCGCGAGATGCTCGGTCATGTCGTTGCGTGA
- a CDS encoding SGNH/GDSL hydrolase family protein gives MNWPAKRIWRWIVTSAALAALVGIGVWFVAPKPTDQVALPEVREAQLDTLAGTAVLFGHQSVGMNVLDGIAALYRDAGREPPAIIDVGADPDAVPATPAIEHAFVGVNGDPSSKFAAFRELVESAAGAGADVAFVKLCYLDVTAGTDTEAVFAEYHALMTELEAEHPDITFLYTTVPLTTDRSWRANLKALVGIDDQMGPADNRARERYNALVRAEYGGSRLFDVAAVQATLATAPEVRDQRGEKYHVMNAALSADAGHLNEAGGRIAAVELVRIIAGLDG, from the coding sequence ATGAACTGGCCCGCCAAGCGCATATGGCGCTGGATCGTGACATCGGCGGCGCTCGCGGCGCTCGTCGGGATCGGAGTGTGGTTCGTGGCACCCAAACCGACCGATCAGGTCGCCCTCCCCGAGGTGCGAGAGGCGCAGCTCGACACGCTCGCCGGCACCGCGGTGCTGTTCGGGCATCAGTCGGTGGGCATGAACGTGCTCGACGGGATCGCCGCGCTGTATCGCGATGCGGGTCGTGAGCCGCCGGCGATTATCGACGTCGGGGCGGATCCGGATGCCGTGCCCGCGACGCCGGCGATCGAGCACGCCTTCGTCGGTGTGAACGGCGACCCTTCGAGCAAGTTCGCGGCCTTCCGCGAGCTGGTCGAGTCGGCCGCAGGGGCGGGCGCGGATGTGGCGTTCGTCAAGCTCTGCTATCTGGATGTCACCGCCGGTACCGACACGGAGGCGGTGTTCGCCGAATACCATGCCCTCATGACCGAGCTCGAGGCGGAGCATCCCGACATCACCTTCCTGTACACCACTGTGCCGTTGACCACCGACCGCAGCTGGCGTGCGAACCTCAAGGCGCTGGTCGGTATCGATGATCAGATGGGGCCGGCTGACAACCGTGCCCGCGAGCGTTACAACGCCCTGGTCAGAGCGGAGTATGGCGGGAGTCGGCTGTTCGATGTCGCGGCCGTCCAGGCGACGCTGGCGACCGCACCGGAGGTGCGCGATCAGCGCGGTGAGAAGTACCACGTGATGAATGCGGCGCTCAGCGCCGATGCCGGGCATCTCAACGAGGCCGGCGGCCGGATCGCCGCCGTCGAACTCGTTCGGATCATCGCCGGCCTCGATGGTTGA
- a CDS encoding acyl carrier protein, with amino-acid sequence MLTVDARIEDFILSSFLFGDADRMPLRTDSLLETGVIDSTGVLELIEFLEAEFRLHVDDDESVPENLDSIENLARFIAAKTRS; translated from the coding sequence ATGCTCACTGTCGACGCGCGCATCGAGGATTTCATCCTCAGCAGCTTCCTGTTCGGCGATGCCGACCGGATGCCTTTGCGAACGGACTCTCTGCTCGAGACGGGAGTGATCGACTCGACGGGTGTGCTCGAGCTGATCGAGTTCCTCGAAGCGGAATTCAGGCTGCACGTCGACGATGACGAGTCGGTTCCCGAGAATCTCGACTCGATCGAGAACCTTGCGCGCTTCATCGCGGCCAAGACACGCTCCTGA
- a CDS encoding glycosyltransferase family 4 protein, protein MSRSPRCWSAAQPLSRSTAPRCGHGDDGSFVLCAVERDRRRTRLRDGAPWIVLQALTIITDVIPPRYRFGHWRRAMNALRLPGGLPCVPRDGAAAETAACAEAARCDASAAPRDADLRRLAVSGTTCMIVAGALDSGGVETVVAALALGLPAHGIEVEVVCTAGGRCADEIRAQGARVSLVPNEMLAEHVRRSNPDVIQVHRLEPDLLAALAPYARRSVMVFHAMEAYLSRRVWLALTEFTADAGPSIAVSAAVRNFFIARLGSRDVHVVVNGVPGTTSRLRPSRVAARAKVSAAVGAPIADDDVLVLGLQRYSDQKNAAGLVDAFLLAAQADPRLRLIIAGAPESWLEVRRADAVRRRHPLGHRVHLLADSDPDALLAGADLFALDSFAEGGPMVALEAVAMGVPVVLSDVGFAAQLIAADAQMGEVVPRASRDVSHWAVARERRRWRQSNRTIFAEALNRQAERSSRPRAALPEAFALETMLSAHARVLREVASHGAPDVQASEPETPAARGRAVRRLSG, encoded by the coding sequence ATGAGCCGATCGCCGCGCTGCTGGTCGGCGGCGCAGCCGCTGTCGCGGTCTACGGCGCCTCGATGTGGTCATGGGGACGACGGGAGCTTCGTCTTGTGCGCAGTGGAGCGTGATCGTCGCCGAACTCGGCTGCGCGACGGCGCCCCCTGGATCGTGCTGCAGGCGCTGACCATCATCACCGACGTCATCCCGCCGCGTTATCGTTTCGGGCACTGGCGACGCGCGATGAACGCGCTCCGTCTCCCCGGCGGGCTGCCGTGCGTGCCGCGGGATGGCGCCGCGGCCGAAACCGCGGCCTGCGCCGAGGCGGCGCGCTGCGACGCCTCCGCAGCACCGCGCGACGCTGACCTGCGGCGCCTTGCAGTGAGCGGCACGACCTGCATGATCGTCGCGGGGGCGCTCGACTCGGGCGGAGTGGAGACGGTCGTCGCCGCCCTCGCCCTCGGCCTTCCCGCTCATGGCATCGAGGTGGAGGTCGTCTGCACCGCGGGCGGGCGCTGCGCCGACGAGATCCGCGCTCAGGGCGCGCGTGTTTCGCTGGTGCCGAACGAGATGCTGGCCGAGCACGTCCGTCGCAGCAATCCCGATGTGATCCAGGTGCACCGCCTCGAACCGGACTTGCTCGCTGCGCTGGCCCCGTATGCCCGCCGAAGCGTCATGGTGTTCCACGCGATGGAGGCGTACCTGAGCCGGCGCGTCTGGCTGGCGCTCACGGAATTCACCGCGGACGCGGGGCCCAGCATCGCGGTGAGTGCCGCAGTGCGAAACTTCTTCATCGCTCGGCTCGGATCGCGCGATGTGCATGTCGTGGTCAACGGCGTCCCCGGTACGACGTCTCGCCTGCGACCATCCCGCGTCGCGGCGCGCGCGAAGGTGTCGGCCGCCGTCGGCGCCCCGATCGCCGACGACGATGTGCTTGTCCTAGGGCTGCAGCGGTACAGCGATCAGAAGAATGCTGCGGGGCTGGTCGACGCCTTCCTGCTCGCCGCCCAGGCCGATCCGCGACTGCGTCTGATCATCGCCGGAGCGCCCGAAAGCTGGCTCGAGGTGCGCAGAGCGGATGCCGTGCGACGGCGGCATCCGCTCGGGCATCGAGTGCATCTGCTCGCCGATTCCGATCCCGATGCGCTGCTGGCGGGTGCCGACCTCTTCGCGTTGGACTCGTTCGCCGAGGGCGGGCCGATGGTGGCGCTGGAGGCGGTGGCGATGGGCGTGCCCGTCGTGCTCTCGGACGTCGGCTTCGCTGCACAGCTGATCGCGGCCGACGCGCAAATGGGCGAAGTGGTGCCTCGTGCGAGTCGCGACGTCTCGCATTGGGCCGTCGCACGCGAGCGACGCCGCTGGCGCCAGAGCAATCGCACGATATTCGCCGAAGCGCTGAACCGTCAGGCAGAACGCTCGTCACGGCCGCGAGCGGCGCTGCCGGAGGCATTCGCGCTCGAAACGATGCTGTCTGCCCACGCGCGGGTGCTGCGTGAGGTGGCAAGCCACGGTGCGCCCGATGTGCAAGCCAGCGAGCCAGAAACGCCCGCGGCCAGAGGGCGGGCCGTTCGTCGGCTCAGCGGCTGA
- the asnB gene encoding asparagine synthase (glutamine-hydrolyzing), which produces MCGVCGVYDPDGAAPLELILRMMTALRHRGPDGSGWYRDDVMALGHTRLSIVDLAGGTQPMAGEEERVWVVFNGEIFNHVELARELTARGHRFRTASDTEVIVHAWEEWGPDCFRRFNGQWALALWDRVARQLVLSRDRYGIHPLFYAATGRRVAFASEIKALFCDPGVRRELDPDGLDDLLTTWSAGAPRTLFEGIRQVLPGTWLTIDARGMTTGEYWAPAFPPQGSEPDRDIDENTERLREAVVDATRLRFQRSDVPVGAYLSGGIDSAVTAAVIAGFADTEVHTFSLRFTDAEFDEGHHQQLMHERLGTAHRELVVSGRDIAEALPEVVWHAESALLRAAPAPMMLLSRLVHAEGYKVVVTGEGADEVLAGYDIFREAKVRALMAEETDPDARLRLVEQLYPWMRRSPAQVPAFAQSFFNRPFDPDDLVLSHRPRWQTTSSIQSMLAPDLRVSGSAAADRVIAAIPAGADRWDPLSRAQWLEMRTLLPGYLLSSQGDRMLMAASVEGRFPFLDHRVFEVAARIPAEQKLRGLDEKHLLKRAFADLVPAEIIDRPKQPYRAPDAASIFVADAPGRLTEATSPDAVTAAGIWDPRAVQLLWDKALRSGGRGMGNTDNMRVMAVLTSQLLHQMLVQDWRAPEPTPPTPVAAFHRTTIGTREPVDHRMSGMGPADQGR; this is translated from the coding sequence ATGTGCGGCGTGTGCGGCGTCTACGACCCGGATGGGGCTGCCCCGCTCGAGCTGATCCTGCGCATGATGACCGCGCTCCGCCACCGGGGGCCCGACGGCAGTGGATGGTACCGCGACGACGTCATGGCGCTCGGGCACACCCGGCTGTCGATCGTCGACCTCGCGGGGGGCACCCAGCCCATGGCTGGCGAGGAGGAGCGGGTGTGGGTGGTCTTCAACGGCGAGATCTTCAACCACGTCGAGCTGGCACGCGAGCTGACCGCCCGCGGGCATCGGTTCCGGACCGCCAGCGACACCGAGGTGATCGTGCACGCCTGGGAGGAGTGGGGGCCCGACTGCTTCCGCCGTTTCAACGGCCAGTGGGCGCTCGCTCTGTGGGACCGGGTCGCGCGGCAGCTGGTGCTCTCGCGCGACCGTTACGGCATCCACCCGCTGTTCTACGCTGCCACCGGGCGGCGCGTCGCCTTCGCCTCCGAGATCAAGGCGCTGTTCTGCGATCCGGGCGTCCGCCGCGAGCTCGACCCCGACGGCCTCGATGACCTGCTGACGACCTGGTCGGCCGGCGCTCCGCGAACGCTGTTCGAGGGCATCCGGCAGGTGCTGCCAGGCACCTGGCTGACGATCGACGCGCGCGGGATGACGACCGGCGAGTACTGGGCGCCCGCGTTCCCGCCGCAGGGCTCGGAGCCCGACCGCGACATCGACGAGAACACAGAGCGCCTGCGGGAGGCCGTCGTCGACGCGACCAGACTGCGGTTCCAACGCAGCGACGTGCCGGTCGGCGCGTATCTGTCCGGCGGGATCGATTCAGCGGTCACCGCAGCCGTCATCGCCGGATTCGCCGACACCGAGGTGCACACCTTCTCTCTGCGGTTCACCGACGCCGAGTTCGACGAGGGCCATCACCAGCAGCTCATGCACGAGCGACTGGGCACGGCCCATCGCGAGCTCGTGGTCAGCGGCCGCGACATCGCAGAGGCGCTGCCCGAGGTGGTGTGGCACGCCGAGAGTGCGCTGCTGCGCGCTGCACCCGCCCCCATGATGCTGCTCTCCCGGCTCGTGCACGCCGAGGGCTACAAGGTGGTGGTCACCGGCGAGGGCGCCGACGAAGTGCTCGCGGGCTACGACATCTTCCGTGAGGCGAAGGTGCGTGCGCTGATGGCCGAGGAGACGGATCCGGATGCCAGGCTGCGCCTGGTCGAGCAGCTCTACCCCTGGATGCGGCGCTCGCCCGCTCAGGTGCCGGCGTTCGCCCAGTCGTTCTTCAACCGTCCCTTCGACCCCGACGATCTCGTCCTCTCGCACCGCCCGCGCTGGCAGACCACGTCCTCGATCCAGTCGATGCTCGCGCCCGACCTGCGCGTATCCGGAAGCGCCGCAGCCGATCGCGTGATCGCAGCGATCCCCGCCGGCGCCGACCGGTGGGATCCGCTGTCTCGAGCGCAGTGGCTCGAGATGCGCACCCTGCTGCCCGGCTACCTGCTGTCATCGCAGGGCGATCGGATGCTGATGGCCGCCTCGGTCGAGGGACGCTTCCCGTTTCTCGATCATCGGGTCTTCGAGGTCGCCGCGCGCATCCCGGCCGAGCAGAAGCTGCGCGGGCTCGACGAGAAGCACCTGCTCAAGCGGGCGTTCGCCGACCTGGTGCCGGCGGAGATCATCGACCGGCCCAAGCAGCCCTACCGCGCGCCCGACGCGGCGAGTATCTTCGTCGCTGACGCGCCCGGCCGGCTGACCGAGGCGACGTCGCCCGACGCGGTCACCGCCGCGGGCATCTGGGACCCGCGTGCCGTGCAGCTGCTCTGGGACAAGGCACTACGCAGCGGCGGACGCGGCATGGGCAACACCGACAACATGCGGGTGATGGCCGTGCTGACCTCGCAGCTGCTGCACCAGATGCTCGTGCAGGACTGGCGTGCGCCCGAGCCGACGCCGCCCACACCGGTCGCGGCGTTCCACCGCACCACGATCGGCACCCGAGAGCCGGTTGATCACAGGATGTCCGGTATGGGGCCGGCTGACCAGGGGAGATGA